The sequence below is a genomic window from Lolium perenne isolate Kyuss_39 chromosome 4, Kyuss_2.0, whole genome shotgun sequence.
ccaacccggtcccTTCCAGtgtaagactcgccagcctcgagtcggtctgaggtacaaaccccagtcggatatggcttgtagaagccggcccagccacagcattggcggccgtagccaggccgactaggacctagagccagccggcttccggaccagccggccgcggcgccagccggctgctcctcagccggcctttgccgcgagccggccagtggccagccggctgctccgcgtccattgccctatccgggtcttcccccgacattagcccccggccggcaaggtcctgcgtctagaaggacctaggcaggttttcctggcttctcgaatatacttgacggcacttggaggggccgactgggaatttccattcagccggctgcgccctcatccggctcgttcctgccggctgcttctagccgaccgctttttacacttgtacagctttcgctttctcgcaagttttggcggagtctccgccttgttgacgacttttagtccgggttgaacttattgtccggctccggcttgcggcgcaccggagcctccgccgcctcgggtcccgcgcccgacttgaccggtctgacgcctggcgctacggtcggttcgtctggtcacatcaatgtccctccggatccagtgcggtagtgggcgacgtggtgtggccgttttcggtaaccgtcgtggtcgtgggaggagttacggcgcagtaaatcccgatcgtggcccacgatcgccacgtggccgcgcaactggcgcgccaggcggctataaatgcccccggTGGCGGCaccgaggcgcccttcttcttcctcgcattCTTCGCTCAAACTTCTTCTTTTCTTCGCTCGAGCGCTCCGTCGCACGCCAAtactcctggcgaactccggcgagcagctgccccgacgttctcctcgccgggcgcccgccAGACCACCGCCGACGGGATCCGGCCTGGCGAACTTCGGCGCGCATCtggatcgcgggctgggcctgccggcttcaaccttcttccggcagttcctggacaacttcggcctgcagccgcaccacctgccggccaacgcgtgcgtcctcctcagctgcttcgtggtgttcatggaggcctacgccggcttgtggccagacatcgacttctggagccggctgttctacttgaaggcgcaaaccaccgagggccgcctgcgagcctgcggcgccgcctcgatctacactcggcctggtacgcccttccccaagatccccaccgttgactcggtgaagaactggcagatgtcgttcttctatgtgcgcaacgaggggcagctcgtcgaccggatcaatctgCCGGAGTATAATCCGgcccctccagtcggccggatcaactggagctacaacgcccgctcgTCGAATCCGGACGCcgaggtgaaccagctctgggacttcttgggggcagccgtcgagagcgggctgactgcggaggatctcctctgcaccatcgctgagcgccgggtgctgccgctccagaggcgcaccgacaaaatcgggcacatgtccggccggttcgacccgaaccggacgtccagggcggtgctcaccaaggcccaggtggccagccgggtgaactacatcaccaaggcgaacgtggcggacgactggagctacgggctggcgccccacgacagggaccacctaCCCGAGCAGGTAAGCTTGTGTttttcgccggcttccggcttgcggctgcgaggccgacttccttttgcttccgccaatttttggcttgttgtttgctcatgctttttctgtctttctagctctttgagcgccagaacaccgaggacggcgacctggcgacgaggaggtggacgccggatcacgtcgatccggctgaccaagccggcgaccaggctggcgacgacgacctgccgcaggcgcctgatctaggcggccagggggagcacaatccgcccccctcaccagagcagcaggaggacgaggagccggcgacgtccggcacggggccgatcccggccgtgcctctgcgcgtgaggccgccaagcaccacggcgacttcggcgcgccaggggaagaagcgggccagcgagcctcgctccactgccgccttggaggcgaaggcgaagaagctccgccggcagcagccgaagaaggttccggagcaggccgggtgagttctctttctctttcttgtttgattccttttctttccttactttttatgcttatcttctctttgttggtccggctagggctcccatcaagtttgcccagggcggtggctcccggcaggctccgcgcgtcgcgtcgccgccgctgcgccaaaggagggagccgacgccgcagccttcatcgcgcgctcctacgccaccgccgcctgcgggtactgcgccctccgcaggggcaccttccttcgccgtgccgctggcctcagcgcctgatcgcggcacgcgggtcgagccgactcggcagccgacgctggacgacatgttcccgcgccggactcgcctTCTGGACCCCGCCgccggggccggccggggcatgccgccttcacccGGAGCCGAGCCGGAAAGGCTGCACCgtccgcgaccggagccggagccggcagggctgcgccgccGCGACCGGAGCCGGCGCCCCGCCGAGCatggtggtgctggatgagagcccagagggggcacctcaggcgccggagacagctgcgccggccgggccatctgctgcgcccggagcgtcgccgccgccggagccgacgagggGTGAGCCAACCAggcgggagccggcaagggatgagccggcgcgcacggagggcgccgactcgcaagACCGGTGAGGACGGAGACCCCATCAGCGTCGCAGCaggcctgcatgtggccaagggcgcacttcttcttcgggtgccgtccgcctccgactccagcctcggctcggctgccaccatggagcgtgcgtggctccgcgccgactcctacgaggtgaccagccgggaggggaaccctggccaagcatcggtggagatgttcttctccagcctgcaggcccacctcaaggccagggctgccgagaccgcggccagcgttgccaaggtggaggaagccggcaaggtaagctttatctgttttttgatttggttatcagcctggtagccctccgaggcatgggccggctgcttggagccggcccgggcttcgcctagctgactgactttctcttttccttaggccgtgatggatcggcgcaccactttgtacaatcgcgccgttacccattaccacaaggccaagctggaccgggccgacttggcccgcgagctggaaaccGCCAAGGGTGAGCTCTTGCTTCTTTCGACTCGGtgtcttattttcttttgaatcttcgttggctgacgtttctttccggctgcctcgcagttgaagccgccaaggtcccgcggctggagtcggatctccgggctgctcgcgcccagtgcgccgagagcgaggaggcgggccgttcttcagccgccaagctcaagctagctgagcaggagctggcacggctgcgcctgctggagcagaaccacctctctgagctcaactcccttaggacggcggagaaggagaaggtggacgatctgagccggcggctaacggaggtggagaagcagcggttgtgctgcaagaggaggtcaccgccaagtccacggagctgacggctaccgccaagcgctggacggatgagattggcgcacttgatcgcggcttggcgggtgagtgcaccttagtgttcctttccctttgccggctttcggctgtcggctgccggctttcgttggcagccggcagcagaaacttttgatgtctttgctatctccatcttcgggctggtggcagtcggttcttgccggctgccgccaggcttttccttttggcttaggacttcgaaaatttgcatttttcagcttatttcggcttcgatgatttctgacttgcttcttcttgcagcggccttcccggagacgcaggacgcggctttggcagccgttggcgctgcgcgcgagtccaggaggcaggagaccggcgagggcagctcggagtatttctccatggaggatcatatggcgtccatggctgcccgcgtcgagcccatcaccaagctcggctgggagctccggaaggcggttgaagagctggcgccgatgctgtggcctgaggaggcggtgccgcaagatatctccagcctcacctcccttatggagcgggcgccggatcgcttcctcgactggaaggagtcggccacgcgcgctggcgccgacatggcgctgtccttcgtcctctcttggtacaacgaggtggacctggggcagcttgagttccggcgagccggcgtggaggaccagctcccagccgaactcaaggctgcccgtcttgcccgagccagcgccatcgccgacttcgtcgacaagggcgccttcgtcgcgggcccgaaccctcctccatccgatgaagattacatggaagatgaggaggcggaagacgcgcccgaggatgacccggcagccggctccgctgatgcccctccggcttagtttacctgcttttcagttgctcttttgccaagacaatttattaaatccccgggatgccgggtgcgcgtgtatgaatattatcgtcctttaattatgtcacactttaatgtgtttgctaatcatttgtgtgccgagttgctttcttccgactcgttcgctttttcccatccgccccactctttggctgtgctcttgccggtcgtacgtccgacttgcgatccgtcgccggatcaagagcgggccgctgggtgaggctgacagtatttcagtcgaacgagctgaattcggcaatccggcacttatatgaaaagttgcaagtcaactcgctcttACTCTTTCCCttggtcgtttttcgcgtgccggctccctaggccttactcccgccagccggacagccgggttgcggtctgtagctggatcggaagccggctgtcggaaaccggatcacgttactgagccgaccgtgtgagagggttcaagccaattggcgaaacagaggtaaagtacgcgaaaaacttgtcggaaacggcgcttttggcgcgtgctttttcatagcttacaaaagggatacaagggatacatacattcttgctctcatgtgtaaaatgggcggagtaagttgacattccagggacgtttagtctcctcgtcagccttgtccggcttgtttttcttagcctcttgggcatctatgagatagtaggaatcattgcctactgccttgctcacgatgaagggaccctcccatggggatgacagtttatgctgtccggctgtccgctggatcagccggagcactaggtctccttctcggaatgctaagggctggaccttccggctgtgatagcgtcggaggctttgctggtaaatggtagatctagacgcagccagcagccgggcctcttcgactaggtcaactccatcttcacgagcttctttggcctcggcttcagtgtagagcttgatccttggcgcgtcgtgctcgatatcagtcggcaggacggcttcggccccgtatacgaggaaaaagggtgtgaagccgactgagcggtttgtcgtcgtgcgcaggctccacagcacattgggcagctcttcaatccagcagccggctgctcgctcgagcggctccatcaaccggggccggatgccggctaggactaagccgttagccttttccacctgtccgttggactctgggtgtgccacagaagatagggccatccggatccccatttccccgcaatagcgagagaagatgccttgggagaaattgctgccgttgtcggtgataatGCTgttggggtagccgaatctcacaatgatttccttgaggaatgtgacggctgtggacccgtccagtttcttgatcggcttggcttcaatccacttggtgaatttgtcaatcattaccaagagatgtgtcatgccgcctcgcgccgttctgaatgggcctaccatatccaagccccatacggcaaatggccatgtgatggggatggtttttaaggtggaagccggctggtgtctcttctttgcgaagcgctgacagccgttgcacttcttcaccaactcttctgcgtctttgagcgcagtcggccagtaaaaaccgtgccggaaggctttggccactatggctctggatgaggcgtgatgtccgcactctccttgatggatttcccgtaggagttcaatcccttcagccggctcgacgcaccgctggaacaccccacttacgctgcgtttgtacagctggtggttgatgatggtataggccttggcccttctctcaatctgcctggcctggactctatcctcaggcagcacaccgtcggtgaggtaggagaggaattcttgtgcccatgaaggtacgcatcttatctcgaatacgctaaccaacagggcctcctgcgtaggagcttccggatccgactgcatggtcgccgggtttggcttgctagccggcgggtttggcttgctagcccccgagtttggcgatgaagcccccgggttggactgagaagtccccgggttcggcatggtagccggcgggttcggcttgttagcccccgacttgggcgatgaagcccccgggtttggctgagaagcccccgggtcagccggtacgaatattgaatccgagtccggtgacggtatgacggacggcttcttgagaaccgccaaggcgatgcccggcggaatggcttgccgggttgagccaatcttggacaaggcgtcagccgcctcgttgtttgctcgtggcacatggtggaattcgcagccgtcgaagaagccggatagctgctggacatggaagcggtatgaggccatgttggcgtccttcgcgtcccagtcgccagatgcttgctgtatgaccaagtcggagtcgccgaagcaaagtatgcgacgcacgccaacctccttggccagcttcagcccatggatgagcgcttcgtactccgccacattgttggatgcggcgaagtggatctgcaggacgtagtccagccggtctcccttgggagaggtgatgacgatgccggctcccaagccgttgcgcatcttcgagccgtcgaagtgcatcttccaaaggTGTGGAATCCCaagggcggcaggtactgcatctcagcccagtcgacgaagaagtccgcgaggatctgcgacttgatggctgtgcgtggctcgtagaggatggtgtgggcggctagctccagggcccacttggcaacccggccgttggcatccttgctgcctatgatttccgccaagggtgctgtggcaaccactTTGATGGGGtgttcttggaagtagtgcttcagcttcttggccgccatgtagacgccgtaggtgactttctggtagtgggggtagttttgcttcgactgggagagcacttcgctaaggtaatagactggacgttggaccagctgctccctgccgtcttctttgcgctccaccaccaggacaacgctaaccactcgattggtggctgcgatgtacaacagcatcagctccattgaagccggcgttgcaaggattggcgcggttgagagcacgcgcttcaagtcacggaaggcctcatccgcctgcggtgaccagacgaatttgtccgccttcttcatcaattgatacaggggcagtgccttctccccactcggccgacgaagcggctcaaggaagccaggcagccagcgaacttcggacgtccttgaggcactgcggcagttccatcttctccagggcactgatcttgtccgggttggcttcgatccctc
It includes:
- the LOC139838924 gene encoding uncharacterized protein, which produces MDRRTTLYNRAVTHYHKAKLDRADLARELETAKVEAAKVPRLESDLRAARAQCAESEEAGRSSAAKLKLAEQELARLRLLEQNHLSELNSLRTAEKEKVDDLSRRLTEVEKQRLCCKRRSPPSPRS